One uncultured Fibrobacter sp. DNA window includes the following coding sequences:
- a CDS encoding acyl-ACP thioesterase domain-containing protein — protein MQKFSHSYMVAGRDMDLDYRMLPMAALAYYEDSFARYLGSRFLAAFDIRAQGLYWVISEIDMRIDGELPPWSERFDVELWISEKSRIKIYCDFTMSYGGRVFARGNCCWIVLDKNRKRPADTRILDGKVDIIEELAVGEHRKFEWQASEKLMNTLEHRVGMNDIDFNHHMNNRTYLDLAVACHMESSGFEDAVRRIRVKFMQECFVGDVLKCHEYGLEDNCFGYSLERDGSPVCQVILEFEKRASREPIEGMPLALRLEQFKP, from the coding sequence ATGCAGAAGTTTTCACATAGCTATATGGTGGCCGGTCGCGATATGGACCTAGATTACCGGATGTTGCCGATGGCCGCTTTGGCATATTACGAGGACAGTTTCGCCCGTTACCTGGGTAGTCGATTTCTTGCTGCTTTCGATATTCGGGCTCAGGGTTTGTACTGGGTCATTTCCGAAATTGATATGCGGATAGATGGAGAACTCCCCCCATGGTCCGAACGCTTTGATGTTGAACTTTGGATTTCGGAAAAGTCCAGGATAAAGATTTATTGCGACTTCACCATGAGTTACGGTGGCCGGGTTTTTGCCAGGGGGAATTGTTGCTGGATTGTCTTGGACAAGAACAGAAAGCGCCCTGCCGATACCCGGATCCTTGACGGTAAGGTTGACATCATCGAGGAACTTGCCGTCGGAGAACATCGGAAGTTCGAATGGCAGGCATCTGAAAAATTGATGAACACACTCGAGCATCGTGTGGGCATGAACGATATCGACTTTAACCACCACATGAACAACAGGACGTACCTGGATTTGGCAGTGGCCTGCCATATGGAGAGTTCCGGTTTCGAAGATGCCGTACGGAGAATCCGGGTGAAGTTCATGCAGGAATGTTTTGTCGGGGATGTTTTGAAGTGTCATGAATACGGACTGGAAGATAACTGTTTCGGCTACAGTCTGGAAAGGGATGGTTCCCCAGTCTGCCAGGTAATCTTGGAATTCGAGAAGAGGGCCTCGCGTGAACCTATCGAGGGGATGCCTCTGGCATTGCGTCTTGAACAATTCAAACCGTAG